One window of Robiginitalea biformata HTCC2501 genomic DNA carries:
- a CDS encoding OstA-like protein → MRILVLILACLLSIPIARAQADSTQNRKINIVYGGNFTKDESLRPGASIFSRDTRQVQFEHQGADLWCDYAFLYQKDNRLEAIGNVRLEQGDSVLMTSGRVEYNGNLRLAKAYESVRLENQSMTLTTDTLYFDRERQEAYYRDFGRIVDSVNTLTSEVGRYFMVPKKYQFQDSVLIKNPDYTLESTRLDYYTNSKNAYMYGPSTITGEDYTLYCERGFYDTRVEQGYGIRNTEIHYNDRIIEGDSVYFDKASEFASATNNIVITDTINKGVIRAHYAEVHRARDSVFATRRAVSISLVEQDSLYMHGDTLMVTGAPDARILRAYRNAKFFKTDLSGKCDSIHFEERTGITQLIREPVIWNLENQMTGDSIYLLSDLETQKPDSLKVLGNAFLISEDTIGHRGYNQAKGKDLFGKFIEDQLKIVDLVGNTEVVYFMYDDDNELIGIDKTVCSRIRLLMEASEIQDITFFIDPDGVIYPEADLPEESRILEGFIWRGDERMYRWQDVFDEDDNNLELPVIRGLSEPIDLESKPVPPDPDGPRFPKDDKGRPALRRSGTKTDSQKS, encoded by the coding sequence ATGCGAATTCTTGTTCTCATATTGGCCTGCCTGTTGTCCATCCCTATAGCCCGGGCCCAGGCCGATAGTACCCAAAACCGGAAGATCAACATCGTCTACGGGGGGAACTTTACCAAGGATGAATCCCTGCGGCCGGGAGCCTCTATATTCAGCCGGGATACCCGGCAGGTCCAGTTCGAACACCAGGGGGCCGACCTCTGGTGCGACTACGCCTTCCTCTACCAGAAGGACAACCGCCTGGAAGCCATCGGGAATGTCCGCCTGGAGCAGGGCGACTCGGTGCTGATGACCAGCGGGCGGGTGGAATACAACGGGAACCTCCGCCTGGCGAAGGCATACGAATCCGTCCGCCTCGAGAATCAGTCGATGACGCTGACCACGGATACGCTCTATTTTGATCGGGAGCGCCAGGAAGCTTATTACAGGGACTTCGGACGGATAGTGGACTCCGTCAATACGCTTACCAGCGAGGTGGGGCGTTACTTTATGGTTCCCAAGAAATACCAGTTCCAGGACTCCGTTCTGATCAAGAACCCGGACTACACCCTGGAGTCTACCCGCCTGGACTACTACACGAATTCCAAGAACGCATATATGTACGGGCCGTCCACGATTACCGGGGAGGATTATACGCTCTATTGCGAGCGGGGTTTCTACGACACGCGTGTGGAACAGGGCTACGGGATCCGCAATACGGAGATTCATTACAACGACCGCATCATCGAGGGGGACAGCGTGTATTTCGACAAGGCCTCCGAATTCGCCTCGGCCACCAACAACATCGTCATCACGGATACCATCAACAAGGGCGTTATCCGGGCGCACTACGCCGAGGTGCACCGGGCCAGGGACTCCGTCTTCGCCACGCGGCGGGCCGTCTCCATCAGCCTGGTGGAGCAGGATTCCCTCTATATGCACGGGGATACCCTGATGGTCACCGGAGCGCCTGACGCCCGGATCCTGCGGGCCTACCGGAACGCAAAATTCTTTAAAACCGACCTGAGCGGCAAGTGCGATTCCATCCATTTCGAGGAACGGACCGGGATTACCCAACTCATCCGGGAGCCGGTAATCTGGAATCTGGAAAACCAGATGACCGGCGACAGCATCTACCTGCTCAGCGACCTGGAAACCCAGAAACCCGATTCCCTGAAAGTCCTCGGCAATGCCTTCCTTATTTCGGAAGACACCATCGGGCACCGGGGGTACAACCAGGCCAAGGGCAAGGATCTGTTCGGCAAATTCATCGAGGACCAGCTAAAGATCGTCGACCTGGTAGGCAATACTGAAGTGGTCTATTTCATGTATGACGACGACAACGAGCTGATCGGCATCGACAAGACGGTCTGCAGCCGCATCCGCCTGCTGATGGAAGCGAGCGAGATACAGGATATCACCTTCTTCATTGACCCGGACGGGGTGATCTATCCCGAGGCGGACCTGCCCGAGGAAAGCCGTATCCTGGAAGGTTTTATCTGGCGCGGGGACGAGCGGATGTACCGTTGGCAGGACGTATTCGACGAGGACGACAACAACCTGGAACTACCGGTGATCCGGGGCCTGAGCGAACCCATCGACCTGGAATCCAAACCCGTGCCCCCCGACCCGGACGGGCCCCGGTTCCCCAAAGACGACAAGGGCCGGCCGGCGCTCCGCCGCAGCGGGACCAAGACCGATTCCCAAAAATCCTGA
- a CDS encoding aspartate aminotransferase family protein: MDDDFLKYQAQTTPHPLGLNILRASGSYVYDDREKEYLDLIAGVSACTLGHCHPEVVRAIREQAGKYLHVMVYGEFAMEPAVAFCRELAAALPAPLETTYLVNSGTEAMEGAIKLARRVTGRSEILAARDAYHGNTLGSLSLMSLESRKAPFRPLLPDVRHIRFGHAGDLDKITGKTAAVVLETIQGGAGFLLPPEGYLQQVRERCSQTGTLLILDEIQPGFGRTGKLFAFEHYRCIPDILVMGKGMASGLPVGAFTASREHMTALSNRPKLGHITTFGGNPVVAAAALATLRVLREGTLMEAITRKEMLFRELLRHPRIQEIRGRGLMLALILSDPAEADHVILRGMERGLLLFWLLFEPRAVRITPPLTISEEEIRKGCQMLLELLDTCPKAPVN, translated from the coding sequence GTGGATGACGATTTCCTCAAATACCAGGCACAGACTACGCCGCACCCCCTGGGCCTCAATATCCTGCGCGCCTCCGGCAGTTATGTCTACGACGACCGGGAGAAGGAGTACCTGGACCTGATCGCCGGGGTGTCGGCCTGCACGCTCGGGCATTGCCATCCCGAAGTGGTCCGCGCCATACGCGAACAGGCCGGGAAATACCTGCACGTAATGGTTTACGGGGAGTTTGCCATGGAACCCGCCGTGGCTTTCTGCCGGGAACTGGCCGCGGCCCTGCCGGCCCCGCTCGAAACCACCTACCTGGTAAATTCCGGAACCGAAGCCATGGAGGGGGCCATCAAACTCGCCAGACGGGTAACCGGCCGGTCCGAAATCCTCGCCGCCCGGGACGCCTACCACGGGAATACCCTGGGCAGCCTGAGCCTGATGAGCCTGGAATCCCGCAAGGCCCCTTTCCGCCCGCTCCTACCGGATGTCCGGCACATCCGCTTCGGCCATGCCGGGGACCTGGACAAAATTACCGGGAAAACGGCAGCCGTGGTTCTGGAAACCATCCAGGGCGGTGCCGGATTCCTGCTACCCCCGGAAGGTTACCTGCAGCAGGTTCGGGAACGGTGCAGCCAAACCGGGACGCTGCTCATCCTGGATGAAATCCAGCCGGGATTCGGGCGGACAGGCAAGCTCTTCGCTTTTGAACACTATCGATGTATCCCGGATATTTTGGTCATGGGGAAAGGTATGGCTTCGGGATTGCCCGTGGGTGCCTTTACCGCTTCGAGAGAGCACATGACTGCCCTGAGTAACCGCCCCAAGCTCGGGCATATCACGACATTCGGGGGCAACCCCGTGGTGGCTGCGGCAGCCCTGGCTACCCTGCGGGTACTCCGGGAGGGAACGCTGATGGAAGCGATCACCCGCAAAGAAATGCTTTTCCGGGAATTGCTGAGACACCCGCGCATCCAGGAAATTCGCGGCCGGGGGCTGATGCTTGCGCTCATCCTCAGCGACCCGGCCGAAGCGGACCATGTTATCCTTCGGGGCATGGAACGGGGGCTGCTGCTTTTCTGGCTCCTTTTCGAGCCCCGGGCCGTCCGGATTACGCCCCCGCTGACCATCTCGGAGGAGGAAATCCGGAAGGGGTGCCAGATGCTGCTGGAGTTGCTCGACACCTGTCCCAAGGCGCCTGTTAACTAA
- a CDS encoding tetratricopeptide repeat protein, whose translation MTLDPNEQPSHSILKFESMLKTDEVYFFDSEDFEEIIHHYLNNGKIALAKKAIRMGLEQHPDSLELQLLQVEVLVFENKLDRAEFILDQLQLLDSRNEEIFIQRANICSKKDNHRGAIELLRQALELSENDFEVYSLLGMEYLFLDEYGKAQSCFMKCLEADPEDYASLYNVVYCFEFQEDYEGAIRYLNNYLESSPYCQVAWHQLGKQYDAIDLLEESLAAFDFAIISDDSFLGAYFEKGKVLEKLGRYQEAIENYLVTTRMDDPTSHAYLRIGRCHEKLGMEEQARDYYYLTVHEDPLLDKGWLAITDYYFRKKNYTKAREYINKAINIDGENAAYWTRCGRIHQALGELDQADFAYKQAVDLGNYELGTWLQWARVLLANQEVAAAAEVLKQGAEFHPEAAELKYLMAGVCRILGKDRMACIHLRTAMEQAPGKLRQFRKQYPDLYGASWAQRIIGECRKASK comes from the coding sequence ATGACGCTCGATCCGAATGAACAACCCAGCCACTCCATCTTGAAATTTGAATCCATGCTGAAGACCGACGAGGTCTACTTCTTTGATTCTGAAGATTTTGAGGAGATTATCCACCACTATCTGAACAACGGAAAAATCGCCCTGGCCAAGAAGGCGATCCGCATGGGGCTGGAGCAGCACCCGGACTCCCTGGAATTGCAATTGCTCCAGGTGGAGGTACTGGTTTTCGAGAATAAACTGGACCGGGCGGAATTCATCCTGGACCAGTTGCAACTCCTGGATTCCCGCAATGAGGAGATTTTTATCCAACGTGCCAATATCTGCTCCAAGAAAGACAACCACCGGGGTGCCATCGAGCTCCTCCGGCAGGCACTGGAGCTATCCGAGAATGATTTTGAGGTGTACTCCCTGCTGGGGATGGAATACCTCTTCCTGGATGAATACGGGAAAGCGCAATCCTGCTTTATGAAATGCCTGGAGGCAGACCCCGAAGACTACGCCTCCCTGTACAACGTGGTCTATTGTTTCGAGTTCCAGGAAGATTACGAAGGAGCCATCCGGTACCTGAACAATTACCTGGAATCCAGTCCGTATTGCCAGGTTGCCTGGCACCAGCTCGGAAAGCAGTACGACGCCATCGACCTCCTGGAGGAGTCCCTGGCGGCTTTCGACTTTGCAATCATATCCGACGACAGCTTTTTGGGGGCGTACTTTGAAAAAGGCAAGGTCCTGGAAAAACTCGGACGTTACCAGGAGGCAATCGAAAATTACCTGGTAACCACTCGGATGGACGACCCTACCTCCCACGCCTACCTGCGTATCGGCCGTTGCCACGAAAAGCTGGGGATGGAGGAACAAGCCCGGGATTACTACTACCTTACGGTGCACGAAGATCCGCTGCTCGACAAGGGGTGGTTGGCGATCACGGATTACTATTTCCGGAAGAAAAATTACACCAAGGCCCGCGAGTACATCAACAAGGCCATCAATATCGACGGGGAAAACGCCGCGTACTGGACGCGTTGCGGCCGGATCCATCAGGCCCTGGGCGAACTGGACCAGGCCGATTTCGCCTACAAGCAGGCCGTGGACCTGGGCAATTACGAACTGGGTACCTGGCTGCAGTGGGCCCGGGTACTGCTCGCCAACCAGGAAGTGGCCGCCGCCGCCGAAGTCCTTAAACAGGGGGCGGAATTCCACCCGGAAGCCGCCGAACTGAAATATTTGATGGCCGGGGTTTGCCGGATACTCGGCAAGGACCGTATGGCTTGCATCCACCTGCGTACCGCAATGGAGCAGGCCCCGGGAAAACTCAGGCAATTCCGCAAACAATACCCGGATTTATACGGGGCTTCATGGGCCCAGCGGATCATCGGCGAATGCCGGAAAGCTTCCAAATAA
- a CDS encoding DUF368 domain-containing protein — protein sequence MENRSRLHYFWVMLKGMAMGAADVVPGVSGGTIAFISGIYEELITSIDNIRPNLLRVWSSDGFGAFWKALNGNFLLALFAGIVISVLSLSRLLSYLLAEHPVLLWAFFFGLVLASILYVARQIDRWRLAVWVMLLAGIALATLVVSLPAADPEFGLAYLFLCGALAICAMILPGISGAFILVLLGGYKTALDAIHERDLAVLLALGLGAVFGLLSFARLLKWMFVRFRNGTLALLTGFIIGSLQKIWPWKQVLETRMFDDKAVVIREANVAPWNFEGNPMLWQAVLLAILGFALIFLLERVADRKNDTA from the coding sequence ATGGAAAACCGCAGTAGGCTTCATTATTTCTGGGTAATGCTCAAAGGCATGGCCATGGGCGCTGCCGACGTGGTTCCGGGGGTATCAGGCGGCACGATTGCCTTTATATCAGGCATCTACGAGGAACTGATCACCTCCATCGACAATATACGTCCGAACTTGCTGCGCGTCTGGTCGTCCGACGGGTTCGGCGCCTTCTGGAAAGCCCTGAACGGGAATTTCCTGCTCGCCCTTTTTGCCGGGATCGTCATCAGTGTCCTGTCGCTATCCCGCCTGCTCAGCTACCTGCTGGCAGAACACCCCGTATTGCTCTGGGCATTTTTTTTCGGCCTGGTACTGGCCAGCATCCTATACGTCGCCCGGCAAATCGACCGCTGGCGACTGGCCGTCTGGGTCATGCTCCTGGCGGGCATTGCCCTGGCCACCCTGGTGGTTTCCCTCCCGGCCGCCGATCCGGAATTCGGCCTCGCCTACCTCTTCCTCTGCGGGGCACTGGCCATCTGTGCGATGATTCTGCCGGGAATCTCCGGTGCCTTTATCCTGGTGCTCCTCGGGGGGTATAAAACCGCTCTCGACGCGATCCACGAGCGCGACCTGGCCGTTCTCCTGGCCCTGGGCCTGGGAGCCGTGTTCGGGTTGCTGAGTTTTGCCCGGCTGCTCAAATGGATGTTCGTGCGGTTCCGCAACGGGACGCTGGCCCTGCTGACTGGTTTTATCATCGGTTCCCTGCAGAAAATCTGGCCCTGGAAACAGGTGCTCGAAACCCGGATGTTTGACGATAAAGCCGTGGTTATCCGGGAGGCGAACGTAGCGCCCTGGAACTTTGAAGGCAACCCGATGCTCTGGCAGGCCGTCCTGCTGGCCATCCTGGGGTTCGCCCTGATCTTCCTGCTGGAACGGGTTGCCGACCGGAAAAACGATACCGCCTGA
- a CDS encoding DUF368 domain-containing protein, translating to MHQPRTISDKFLLFIKGLAMGAANKVPGVSGGIVAFVVGFYEEFIYSLQKFNVKAIKLIIGGRFRSFYRYVNGPFLSLLILGMLFSYFSVSQLLDYFLERKELYVWSAFFGMIIGSIYFISKDYEHWNRRTVPAGVLGLLIGISISFLSPARENDNLWFIFFCGIISVSGMTLPGLSGSFILILLGNYVLLLVDSVNALYDTLIEVFQGDFSFISNSDRLNTLRILAVFTAGSAAGLVTLSHLLGYVLKHYKHLTTAVIIGFITGSLGVVWPWKRTIFLTGPDGQPLLDSNGDKIISNYERYLPDTGNPENLWALVFIGVGIGILVLLEWYGKNRKRNA from the coding sequence ATGCACCAGCCCAGAACCATATCGGATAAGTTCCTGCTTTTTATCAAAGGACTCGCCATGGGAGCCGCCAACAAGGTCCCCGGGGTTTCCGGGGGGATTGTCGCCTTCGTGGTCGGGTTCTACGAGGAGTTTATCTATTCCCTGCAAAAATTCAACGTAAAGGCAATTAAACTGATCATCGGCGGCAGGTTCCGCAGTTTTTACCGGTACGTAAACGGGCCGTTCCTCTCCCTGCTGATACTCGGGATGCTCTTTAGCTATTTCAGCGTTTCCCAGCTGCTCGATTACTTCCTTGAACGGAAAGAACTCTACGTCTGGTCTGCCTTTTTCGGGATGATCATTGGATCGATCTATTTTATTTCCAAGGACTACGAGCATTGGAATCGGCGCACCGTGCCGGCCGGGGTGCTCGGCTTGCTCATCGGGATATCCATCAGCTTCCTGAGCCCGGCCCGGGAAAACGACAATCTTTGGTTTATATTTTTCTGCGGCATCATCAGCGTATCCGGGATGACCCTTCCGGGGCTCTCCGGGTCGTTTATACTGATTCTCCTGGGGAATTACGTATTGTTGCTGGTGGACTCGGTCAATGCGCTTTACGACACGCTGATCGAAGTATTCCAGGGGGATTTCAGTTTTATCAGCAACAGCGACCGACTGAACACCTTGCGTATCCTGGCGGTTTTCACAGCCGGTTCGGCTGCCGGCCTGGTAACCCTGTCGCACCTGCTGGGCTATGTACTCAAGCATTACAAACACCTGACCACCGCCGTGATTATCGGCTTTATTACCGGTTCGCTCGGGGTGGTATGGCCGTGGAAGCGAACAATCTTCCTTACCGGACCTGACGGGCAGCCCCTGCTCGATTCCAACGGGGATAAAATCATCAGCAACTACGAGCGCTACCTGCCAGACACGGGGAATCCGGAAAACCTCTGGGCCCTGGTGTTTATCGGGGTCGGTATCGGTATCCTGGTCTTACTGGAGTGGTACGGCAAAAACCGCAAACGCAATGCATAG
- a CDS encoding shikimate dehydrogenase family protein produces the protein MHRFGLIGKDISYSFSPGYFGEKFRKLGLEDYTYQIFDLADISEFPALFGEYPDLKGLNVTIPYKQVVMPFLDHIAPEAARIGAVNTICLQGSITTGHNTDVTGFRESLRPLLLPADREALILGTGGASRAVAHALEQLGIHFRYVSRNPGPGQLSYTGLDAPTLREVQIVVNTTPLGTHPNTDARPEIPYEALGPEHLLFDLIYNPGQTAFLSEGRSRGSRIKNGLEMLEIQAEHAWKLWNAPAATPGN, from the coding sequence ATGCATAGGTTCGGGCTTATCGGGAAAGACATCTCCTATTCGTTTTCGCCGGGATACTTTGGCGAGAAATTCCGCAAACTGGGGCTGGAGGATTATACCTACCAGATATTCGATTTGGCCGACATTTCTGAATTTCCGGCCTTATTCGGGGAATACCCGGACCTGAAGGGCCTGAATGTAACCATCCCCTATAAACAGGTTGTCATGCCCTTTCTGGACCATATTGCCCCGGAAGCGGCCCGGATCGGGGCGGTAAACACCATTTGCCTGCAGGGTTCAATCACCACCGGGCACAACACGGATGTCACCGGTTTCCGCGAGTCGCTCAGGCCCCTGCTGCTGCCCGCCGACCGGGAAGCATTGATCCTCGGTACCGGCGGGGCCTCCCGGGCGGTGGCCCATGCCCTGGAACAACTCGGGATCCATTTCCGATATGTCTCCCGGAACCCCGGGCCCGGACAACTGAGCTATACCGGGCTCGACGCCCCGACCCTCCGGGAGGTGCAGATTGTGGTAAATACCACGCCCCTGGGTACGCATCCCAATACAGACGCCCGCCCGGAAATCCCCTATGAAGCCCTGGGGCCCGAACACTTGTTGTTCGACCTGATATACAACCCGGGGCAAACCGCTTTCCTCTCCGAAGGCCGCTCCCGGGGCAGCCGGATCAAAAACGGCCTGGAAATGCTGGAGATCCAGGCCGAACATGCCTGGAAGCTCTGGAATGCACCAGCAGCAACACCCGGCAACTAA